From Scomber scombrus chromosome 21, fScoSco1.1, whole genome shotgun sequence, one genomic window encodes:
- the LOC134003775 gene encoding uncharacterized protein LOC134003775 codes for MSGGKHLLLLAVFLHLAQCQGQLQVSVTPPLKYIFVGDLLYLHCSVSSGTPVKWYKKDVEEKQTNNTWKIAVATPAHSGSYHCESNGQKSNNFLINVLNYEPRGSLTVKTGHPVMQTGNSVVLQLDHDDGLQGWLCWVSRGQTVKKIKLKLKDGDKSIAFQPNRLEVPETIFWCTDKEQNDRTNQQVIRTTGKAISLEMYPHPAITGESLTMKCLVWGTDRIKQVTFYDERGVIGNKTSSPLDLIEPATLSTEGKYKCDATFTYVANTGGPENHVVSDMQDVFVHEPPIRAVLEGDSCSCPDCTDDLTMSYRFYKKNGQTWARMESLKEGGSYACRAVMKYMRTAHSEPSFKNEDSSMSGIVIVILIVIGMAMALIGVVLWFHNKRRLRRIDGAIYEDVQMKQRGEGDAQYEELKLAGAKEGEYDTLNAETQGGKKKEGEYDVLNKEQMKEGVYNTLGAEGPSGGGEGGYEALKKDGKQEGVYNTLGAEGAAGGGEGGYEALKKAGKQEGVYHTLGKEGAAGGGEYEALKKEGVKGDDYQTIEVGGDAEGEG; via the exons ATGAGTGGAGGAAAACATCTGCTGCTTCTGGCAG tcttcCTGCACTTGGCACAATGTCAGGGCCAGCTACAAG TGTCTGTAACACCTCCACTCAAGTATATCTTTGTTGGGGATTTATTGTATTTGCACTGTAGTGTATCAAGTGGGACCCCAGTGAAATGGTACAAGAAGGATGTAGAAGAGAAGCAGACAAACAATACCTGGAAGATTGCAGTTGCAACCCCTGCGCACTCAGGCTCTTATCATTGTGAGAGCAATGGGCAAAAGAGCAACAACTTCCTCATCAATGTCCTGA ACTACGAGCCCAGGGGTTCCCTCACCGTCAAGACAGGCCATCCAGTGATGCAGACTGGAAATTCAGTTGTCCTCCAGCTGGACCATGACGATGGTCTGCAAGGATGGTTATGCTGGGTTAGCAGGGGTCAGACGGTGAAGAAGATTAAGCTGAAGCTAAAGGACGGCGATAAGAGCATAGCCTTTCAACCCAACAGACTTGAAGTGCCTGAGACCATTTTCTGGTGTACTGATAAAGAACAAAATGACAGGACTAACCAACAAGTAATTAGGACTACAG GGAAGGCGATATCGCTGGAAATGTATCCCCACCCTGCTATAACTGGGGAGAGTCTGACCATGAAATGCCTTGTCTGGGGCACAGATAGAATAAAGCAGGTTACTTTCTATGATGAAAGGGGAGTCATTGGGAACAAAACCAGTTCTCCCCTTGACCTAATCGAACCTGCGACACTATCAACAGAGGGGAAATATAAGTGTGATGCCACCTTCACATATGTGGCGAACACTGGCGGGCCCGAAAACCATGTAGTCTCCGACATGCAAGATGTGTTTGTACATG aACCTCCTATCAGGGCGGTTTTGGAAGGCGACTCATGTTCTTGCCCGGATTGTACCGATGACCTGACCATGTCCTATCGTTTTTACAAGAAGAACGGTCAGACATGGGCACGTATGGAATCCTTGAAAGAGGGCGGTTCTTATGCATGTAGAGCTGTAATGAAGTACATGAGGACTGCACACAGTGAACCCAGTT TTAAGAATGAAGACTCCTCCATGTCTGGGATTGTGATTGTGATTTTGATTGTGATTGGGATGGCCATGGCCCTGATCGGAGTTGTGTTGTGGTTTCATAACAAACGTAGGCTGAGACGTATTGATG GAGCAATTTACGAGGATGTGCAGATGAAGCAACGAGGCGAAGGTGATGCCCAATATGAAGAGCTAAAGCTGGCTGGTGCTAAGGAGGGCGAGTATGACACCCTTAACGCAGAAACACAGGgcggaaagaagaaagagggcGAATATGATGTACTGAATAAGGAGCAAATGAAAGAGGGTGTATACAACACTTTGGGGGCAGAGGGGccatcaggaggaggagaaggggggtaCGAAGCAttgaagaaagatggaaagcaAGAGGGCGTATACAACACTTTGGGGGCAGAGggggcagcaggaggaggagaaggagggtaTGAAGCATTGAAGAAAGCTGGAAAGCAAGAGGGTGTATACCACACTCTGGGGAAGGAGGgggcagcaggaggaggggagTATGAAGCATTGAAGAAAGAGGGAGTGAAAGGGGATGACTACCAGACTATAGAAGTGGGGGGCGATGCTGAAGGAGAGGGGTAA
- the LOC134003434 gene encoding vesicular glutamate transporter 1-like, which translates to MEIRPDRFKAVAAKTLGKIYGALEKKQENGETIELSAEGRPEMVEEKEMPVVDCTCFGLPRRYIIAILSGIGFCISFGIRCNLGVAIVSMVNSHTVYRDNKEVIVKAQFDWDPETVGMIHGSFFWGYIVTQIPGGFICQKFAANRVFGFAIVATSCLNMLLPSAARMHFGCVIIVRIFQGLVEGVSYPACHGIWAKWAPPLERSRLATTAFCGSYAGAVIAMPLAGILVQYSGWSSVFYVYGTFGVMWYCFWILVSYESPAAHPTITDEERKYIEESIGETAQFTVTKFNTPWRAFFTSMPVYAIIVANFCRSWTFYLLLISQPAYFEEVFGFEISKVGMVSALPHLVMTIIVPIGGQLADYLRTNHIMSTTNVRKLMNCGGFGMEATLLLVVGFSHTKVVAITFLVLAVGFSGFAISGFNVNHLDIAPRYASILMGISNGVGTLSGMVCPLIVGAMTKHKTREEWQGVFLIASMVHYGGVIFYGLFASGEKQAWAEPEQLSDEKCGIMDEDELANETEELYRTSGGGGYGAMNQGADPNGGGGGGWVSDWDKTEEYVQPAGTNNYLYGGEEDRELT; encoded by the exons AGCTCTTGAGAAGAAGCAGGAGAATGGCGAGACCATTGAGCTGTCGGCAGAGGGCCGGCCGGAGatggtggaggagaaggagatgcCCGTGGTGGACTGTACATGCTTCGGCCTGCCCAGACGCTACATCATCGCTATCCTCTCTGGGATTGGCTTCTGCATCTCCTTTGGCATCCGATGTAACCTCGGTGTGGCCATCGTCAGCATGGTCAACAGCCACACCGTCTACAGAGACAACAAGGAGGTCATAGTG AAAGCTCAGTTTGACTGGGATCCGGAGACAGTGGGAATGATCCACGGCTCCTTCTTCTGGGGGTACATTGTAACCCAAATACCAGGAGGGTTCATCTGTCAAAAGTTTGCAGCAAACAG AGTGTTTGGCTTTGCTATAGTGGCCACGTCCTGCCTGAATATGCTCCTCCCTTCAGCAGCGCGGATGCATTTTGGTTGTGTTATCATTGTCAGGATATTTCAAGGGCTTGTGGAA GGAGTTTCATACCCAGCATGTCATGGTATTTGGGCAAAATGGGCACCCCCTCTTGAAAGAAGTCGCCTGGCTACGACAGCCTTTTGCG GCTCTTATGCAGGTGCTGTGATTGCCATGCCTTTAGCTGGAATCCTAGTCCAGTATTCAGGATGGTCATCTGTCTTCTATGTCTACG GAACTTTTGGAGTCATGTGGTACTGCTTTTGGATCCTGGTGTCTTATGAAAGTCCGGCAGCCCACCCTACCATCACTGATGAGGAGAGGAAATATATTGAGGAAAGCATTGGCGAAACGGCCCAGTTTACAGTAACG AAATTCAACACACCATGGAGGGCCTTCTTTACCTCCATGCCTGTGTACGCCATCATCGTGGCTAACTTCTGCAGAAGCTGGACTTTCTACTTGCTTCTGATCAGCCAGCCTGCATACTTTGAAGAGGTGTTTGGTTTCGAGATAAGCAAG GTTGGAATGGTTTCTGCGCTTCCCCACCTTGTCATGACCATTATTGTGCCCATCGGAGGTCAACTTGCTGACTATCTGCGCACCAACCACATAATGTCAACCACTAATGTCAGGAAACTTATGAACTGCGGAG GGTTTGGGATGGAGGCAACCCTACTGCTGGTGGTGGGCTTCTCACATACAAAGGTTGTTGCCATTACATTCCTGGTCCTGGCTGTGGGTTTCTCTGGCTTTGCAATTTCAG GTTTCAATGTTAACCACCTGGACATTGCACCACGCTATGCTAGTATCCTCATGGGTATCTCCAATGGTGTGGGCACTTTGTCTGGGATGGTTTGTCCGCTTATAGTTGGTGCTATGACAAAGCATAAG ACACGAGAAGAGTGGCAGGGTGTGTTTCTGATCGCGTCTATGGTTCATTATGGAGGTGTCATTTTCTATG GCCTCTTTGCATCTGGAGAGAAGCAAGCCTGGGCTGAGCCGGAGCAGCTGAGCGACGAGAAATGTGGCATTATGGATGAGGATGAACTTGCAAATGAGACGGAGGAGCTGTATCGTACAAGCGGCGGGGGAGGGTATGGAGCCATGAACCAGGGAGCAGATCCCAacggaggtggaggaggaggctggGTCTCAGACTGGGACAAAACTGAGGAGTACGTACAACCAGCTGGAACCAATAACTACCTTTacggaggagaggaggaccGAGAGTTGACATAA